In the Castor canadensis chromosome 1, mCasCan1.hap1v2, whole genome shotgun sequence genome, CTGCCTCTTATATGGCAAAAGGAGCTTTGCAGATGTGACTAAGTTAAGGCCTTGGGATGGAAAGGTTAGTGTGGATTATCTGGGCAGGCCCTAAATGTAATCCTCATTGTATTTATAAGACAGAAGCATGGACAGATTTGACTATAGAAGGCAATGTGACCACTGAAGCAAGATGTCACACAGCTGGCTTTGAAGGTACAGGAAAGGGACACGAACTAAAGATGCAACTCtaaaagctggaaaaggcaatCAAACAAATTCTCCCTGTGCAACATCTGGAGAGAAGGCAGCTGCTGCTCACATCTCAATTTTGGCCCTGAGAAATTGATTTCAGATGTCTGATTTCCATCCCTGTAAGAAAATAAGTGTGTGCTATTTTAAGCTTATTGCAAAGTTTgttgtaatttgttacagcagcagtaGGAAACAAATGCAATGTGCCAAGTGGAGCCCTGTCCTGGGCCTCGGGCCCTAGACCCCTGTTCTAGGCCTTCCCCAGCTGTGCTGTCTCTCTTGGGGTGCTCACTTCTGGACCAGGCACCAGGTACATAGGACCCCAGAAATCCTCACTCAAGAAACTCTTATTCAATGTGCACTTCCACAGCCTAGAGTCCTCCTTCCCAAGTTTGTCCTTTTAAGGCAGACTGGACTCCTGGTGGTTCATGCCCAGCTTTGAACTATAGTCAAGGGAGCAACTGATGGTGGGGTTGAGCCACTGTAGGCATAGACTAAAGGGCACAAGAGCTGAAGCAGGAGATCAGACTCCTGCAGTAATTCAGCAAGATGTGGTGACAATGGTACAGAAGGGAGAAGTGGGTGGActctggatatattttgaaggtaaaGTCAATGAGCTTTGCTGACACAGTGAATATGAAGTGTGACAGAAAGGGAAGGGTAAGTGTGAGTCTAAGGTTTCTGGCCTTCACAGTTAGAAGGATGACATTGCCACTAACTGAGATAGTAAATAAGGGACAAAAAATTAGTGGTCcaattttaaatgtgttaaaaGTAAGATACCCATTAGACAACAAATTGGGTAAGTAGTTGGATGTTTGAGTGAGGCTTGCCTTTCTCAAAGACTCTATGTTTCTAGAAACTAGCATGGGGTCTTGTAATAGGAGAGTCTTAATTAACATTTGATAGATCAAATGAATATGTGACATTTCTCTATGGAAATGTTTCAAATCTACCCACATTTTTCTCACATAACAGGTTGGTTAATATCAAACCGATTGACATTACACAGACTGGCCAACTGTGTAAGTCAGGGTTATTAACATGCTGATTGCTTAGTATCTTCTTGTTCTCTGCTCTCCCAAACATCTTGATTAGGACTGAAGTTAATACCAAATATTAATCCTAAGTAGATAGCAGTCAGATCCATGGTCTGAATCTTATTGTTCTCACATAGAAGCTTCTTAATGTTgcagaaaaatgtcttttataattataaaatataccatATTGACTTCTTTGTTCCACTTCTGAAATTAGAGTTTTCTCCAGTATGTTTAGGGAAGTTGACAGTCAGAGCTTTTGTGTTTCAGTACACCTGATTGCATTCCAGACACAAATAGGACTTCAAACGTCTGATGATGCTGAAGAGTCCAAAAAGGTTAATTCTTCAGAAACTTTCAaatgtttttgtagtgctggtatttttttttgaactagggccttgcatatgctaagcaagggctctaccatttgTGTTATGCCCCTGCCTTAGAAACTTCCAATTTGATGAATGAGCAACAATGCTGATATTACTGGCTCTAAATTTACAGACACTGTAAAACtctacatctgtaaaatggagtgtGTTTTACAGTGCTGAAAAGGTCATAGTTCTGCTGTGAACTGCTGGAGCCTAGGTTGCTCAAACGTTTTTCTCTCCTGAAACTTCTCTTTTCAAGTTCATCAGTGACATTACAAAATCTCTTCTCATTTAAAGTCCTCATTTTACTTATTCTCCTGGTAACACTGGGTCAGATGGCTACTCCTTCCTCaaacactttttcttctttcttttgggtcACTGTGCTCTCTTATTTTTCTCCCACCTCACCATCcactactctttttttctttctctctctctcaatttctaAAAACTTCAGTTCACTGGGGCTCAGCGTGCCCTTGGCCCTCTTCTGTGTCCACAAATACAGAGGTGATTTTATCCAGACCCATGGTTTTAAATACCACTACATGTTGATAAGCTCCAAGTTCATTTGTCAGCTTAGATCTCTCTCCTGATCTCAAGACACGTGTAGCTATGCCTTCTTGcccccatttcctcctctgtaaagtggGCATGATAATAGTGCCTAGCTCATAGCACTGGTTCTGAACACTCTGTTTGCATGGGCGGGTCCACTTTTCACCCTTCTACACACGCCTGGTGCCCAGGGAAAGGGGCCTGCATCAGGCTGTGTCTTGTTTTCTAGCTTCTGACTGAATTGAGTTACTGGAGGTCTCCatcaggagggagaaaggaggaagaaggtgcTATTCCAGTAACTTACCAACTCTCCCTGTCAGGCCACAGGTTGGTCTGCCTCTGCTAAGAACCCCAACTGCTGCTGGGCAGCCAGCACCTACAGCCATCTCTCCTGGTTCCAGTAcctgccttctcctccttccctcctggcAGCCCCACTGGTGTGGCTCTGTGTTGGGCGCCACAGAAGGGCATTATTGGATTCCTTTTGCCACACTTTTCTAAACAGTCCTTTCATTAAACTCTCCCTACTCATCTGGTTTGAGTGTGCTATTTGTTCCTTGCTTGGAGCTGATCAATTTGGGATTGTTGTGATTAATAAGTTAATGTTCTTTAAGTGTTTAGAGCAATGGCTGGCATAGGGCAAGTGCTATCGAAGTGCTGCCTTTCGAGCTTTCCACTTAGGAATATAGACTAACTTTTCAAATTCCTCACCCTTCCtttattagtcagggttctccaaagaaacaggacataaatgtatatatagccatcctacagagagagagagagagagagagagagagagagagagagagagaaacagagacagagacagagagaaagaggagaaattaTAGGAAGTGATTTGCATGGCTGTGGAGGCTGGCAAGTCTGGATCCTGCAGGGTAGGCCAGCAGGCTGGACATGTAGAGGAATCAATGCTGTGGTTTCAGTCCCAAGGCCATCTGCTATGGAACCAGAAAGAGGCAAGAAAGTCTAAAGACAGCCAGTGGGAGAATTCTGTCCTGTTCAGGGGAGGACACtggttttgttctattcaggccaTTAAAGTGTGTGAGGCCCATCCACATTATGGAGGTCAATCTGCTTTATTCAAAGTCCCCcaacttaaatgttaatctcatccaaaacaCCCTTGCAGAAACACCTAGAATATTTGACTGGTACCCCATGGTCCACTCAGATTGACACATAAACTTGATCATCACACTTCCCAATGTAAACACCTCCCCCCACCAAGTTTTTCCTTGCTCACTAAAGGCCCCTGCATTTACTCTTTTGCTCAAGGCAAAATCCTTAGAGTcattctgaacattttttttcatgctgTACATCCATTTATACCACACTGTATTTCTAGAGTCCAGCCACTTCTCACCATCGCCACCACTGCCACTGTGCCCCCAAACCCTTGCCACTTTTCATGGGACTATAATTATAGAGCTCTATCTCCTGCCTCCACTCTGACCGTCCTAAGGACTATTTCAATTAGAGCAGCcggaatgtttctttaaaaatataaactggtTCATGTCACTTCTATAGCATTCACTGTTAAAGCCCAAGTCCCTAGAGAGACCTGCATGAAATGATCCAGCCCCAGCTCTCTCTCTAAGTTACTTTCACACCTCTCTTCCCCTGCTCGCCAACAAGCTGTATGACCTTTTTGCTTCTCCTTGAACGTGCCAGGCATGTTCCCACCCTGAAGCCTTTCTACTCGCTGTTCCTCTGCTTGGAAAGCTCTTCTCCCACATTCTAAACTGTCTCACGCTCCACTTCACTGAGACCATCTCCTAAATGTAAGCTCCTCAGAGAGGCTTGCCCGATCACCCTAACCAATGGAGCACCTTCTAGCACTTGCTGACCCTCACTCTATTTTCCTTCTTGGCATACTGTTCAACATGatgttatatatttgtttatttgcttgtggGTCAGGTCCCCTACTAGAGTGTAACACCATGAACCCAGAGACTTTTTGCCTGTTTACTTCACTTACTTCCATATTCCCAGTCATGAAATTGTATTTTACATACAGTAGGCACTCAAGAAGTGTGAAATCTATGAACAAACTTGCTTGTATGTATTTTCCTAAGCCCTAAAAGTACGTGTGCTTCACAGAGGCTTAGAGCATGTCCTTTTTATTTATGCTCACACTATCCTGTACGGGGGGAGGGGAATCATGACTGACACTCACAGGTGGAGTAGGAATGTTTCATTCTTGAGGTTCTTAATGCCTCTTGGAAGCTGAGTGCCTCAAGAGGGGACGCTGAACACACTTCATTCACCTCATGAACGTGTGAGGCATATGTCTTGGAATCTTGTCTTGgaagaatttattcattttgcgTCTGCACATTTTTGCTACAAGAACTGACCAGCAACGATATGGCAAGATGGTATGAATAGTCACCCTTTTAAATTCCTGtcatacctgaaaaacaactgaaagtTGTGGCTTCAGGGTTCACAAATACACAAGTGGTGATATGAAGGAAGAGTTTCATCCTCTGAAACTTTTCTTCTAAATCCAGTGAACTAGAGAGTATATTAACTCATGCCAATAACAGGGACCCCTTTAGAGTTCTGTGAGTGCTGTTCTATGAATATATCACTCGATTCCTACCTGGACCCCATGATCTGGACTCACTATTTTAGCCAAAAATTGTGAACAATATGCAAATGCATTTAACTGCTTACATTAAGATTTCTCAGGAGGGAAATGATATGTAATAAACTTCTCAAGTAAATGCACTCATAATCCAGCTCTCAAATCGTAATTCTATAGTCAATCACATCcccaaattacatttttataatgtattttatttgtgtACAAAATATGTTGTAATTTGTTGATGCATGTGCAGCAAAATATTCTATCacatacaacaaaaaaaatacaccTTTTACTCCCTTTCCCCTGTCCTTGAAAACGGCAACACTGTTTTAGCAGTTCAGCAGCTAAAAATAAAGTGCTATTATTAAGCAGTATTGGAATGTCTTCACTGACAAATGTGATGTATGATTTGAGTATACGACCACATCTTTTTGTTAGTTTTGCACAGAACAGGAAGCTTCACATCCTGAATACCTCCAGAAGatacaaatatttgtatatatatgtacacatgtatacactGTATATGTAAAGTGCTAACAAGCCTCTTTGTCCTTGTGAGTTTGTTGCATTTATGTTTAGCCCCTCTTTTACCCCTCCTCCCCAAAGTCAGATTCACACCTCTGGGATCTCAGAGTTCATCAGCAGGCACCGAGAAGCTCACCAAAGGCTGGCTTGTTGGGGATGTGGTGTTGGTGAGAGGACACAGATAGAGCCCTTCAGACCTCACTGGGGGACCTGGAGCGGAAGGGCACTTTGGACTGAAAACAGCCACAGAACAGGAGCCACAAGGCGCGCTGGATCTCCTGGTTGCGGAAGGCATAGATGATAGGATTGATCATGGAGTTGTAGGTGGCGGGCAGCAAGGTAGCATATGTGTAGATGGCCGGGTCCTCCTGGCTACCCACCACGCAATAGATGGCGAAGGGCAGCCAGCTGACACCGAAAGTACCCAGCACCACGGCCAGAGTTCCCACACCCTTTCTGGTGGCGGCGAGGTGTGGGGGCGCCAGGCAGTGCTGCTGCAGCGCGATCTGGTGCGCATGGCGCCAGACCACCTGGCAGATGCGCACGTACAGGTGCAGCATGACGCCAAAGACAGTAAAGAAGGCAGCTGAGAGCAGTGCCACGTGGCTGCGCGTTAGCGGGCGCACTACGCTGCAGGCGGCGCGCTCGGCTAAGCAGTTCCAGCCCAGCACCGGCAGCAAACCGAGGCCTAGGGACACCGTCCATGTGGCCGCGAGCAGGAGGTGCACGCCCAACAGAGTCCCGCGCGAGTAATAGGTGAGCGCGTTGTAGAGGGACAGGTAACGGTCCACGGTGATAGCTAGCAGGCTGCTGACCGAGGCGGCGAAGGAGGCCACGAGAAAGCCCACCGTGAGTAGGCTCACAGTCTCGGAGGGCACGACGTACTGGAACACGAAGTGAAGGATGAGGCCACAGCCCGCCAGCAGGTCGGCGGTGGCCAGGCTACCTACAAGCACAAACATGGGCGTGCGCAGCGCCGGGGTGGACGCGATGAGCGCCACCACCAGCGCATTTTCGCCCGCAATCACGGTCCCGGACACGCACAGCAGAACGTCCCATGGATTCACTGCTGACAGCAACAGTCCCGGAGGTCCTGCGGGCAGCTGCGATGACAGCTCCAGTGACCCATTAGCTCCGCCGCTGCCTCCCAGCGCTGCGGCCGCTGCAGGGGGTCCCCATTCGCCAGTGTCCCGCGCCCCCGCTGCTGTGGCTGCTGCCGCCGCTCCCTCGGCCGCCACTGCCACCACCTGGGACTCGTTGAGCGAGGCGGCGCTCGCGTTCATAGCGGCCAGACGCTGCACCCTGCACAGACAGGGAGAGCAGGCGTTAGGGGTGCGGTTCAGGCTCCCAGGGAACTTCTCCGCGCGCAGGTGCCCCGCAAGAGTCGTCCCAGTCGAATTGAGCATCCCACCCCAGGTCCCTGGAGCAGAGCGGGAAAGCAGGTGCTAAGTGCGAACCCGAAATCAACACCTGTTGAGTGAATGCAAGGCATTGGCTGCCCGCACGGACTTCTGAGCTTTTGCCCAGATACACACAGATCACATGCACTCACGTGCACACATATCAATTTGGCCAGTGCACCTGAACTTGCACACACGCCCAAATACATCAAGCTGTGACTATTAGCCTAGGGGACTCCCTCCAGGAGGGTGGCACGCGCGATCCCGGTGTTTGCCTGAGCTGGGCGGCGAAGTCGCTGTCCGCGGTGCTGAAAGCGAAGTTTGGGGTCTCAATATCCGGAGAGCCAAGGAGCCCACAGAAACCCCTGGGAAGAGGGTCTGGGAGTAGAGAGTCTAGGGGAGAGTTTGCGGAGAGAAGGGGGTGATCAAACTTTGCTCCATTTCTCTGGCTTCAGAAGATTAACTCCTGGGATGTCCTTTACCCTTTCCCTTTCCCACACTCTCAAAGTTACCCGGGGGAGCCTGGCCACTCACCTGGGGAGTCAGGGCTTCAGAAGGTCGCTGGTCATGCGATCCGTGGAGGGGCGCGGGCTGCGCTCCCTGCACGGACAGAGCAGCTGCCTGCAGGAGGCGGCCAGGCGGACGAGGAGGCAAGCGCCCGGTTCCTGTCGCCGTGCCAGCGCCGCGGCGAGTGAGAGACAGTGAGTGGCAGAAAAGGCGGCTCCGAGCTGCGCGCCCGCGGGAGATTGACAGGCGGGGTGCGGTGACGTCAGGCTCCCGGGTGCCAGCTGGTTACTCGGCCCGCTAGCTCAGCCTATCCCCCAAACCCTGGCAAAGACATCTCAGAGGGCTCAAGCGGGAAGGAGAAGTCAGAGCGGCCACCTCCAGACCAGAGCCTTCAGGaatgggatgggggagagagaaagagaggggggaAAGGAGTGAAGAAGACCCCGAGACCAGGCAGAGGGTGAGCTGGGAGAGGAAGGGTGAGGGATGAGTGGCACCGTCGTCGCACAGCAAAGACCAGAATGAGAGATCACCAGGGGCTAGGTGTAAGAAGTCCTGGAGAAGTGGAAGCTGGGACAGGGGCATCTGATGGGAGCTA is a window encoding:
- the Gpr6 gene encoding G-protein coupled receptor 6 isoform X1, which codes for MLNSTGTTLAGHLRAEKFPGSLNRTPNACSPCLCRVQRLAAMNASAASLNESQVVAVAAEGAAAAATAAGARDTGEWGPPAAAAALGGSGGANGSLELSSQLPAGPPGLLLSAVNPWDVLLCVSGTVIAGENALVVALIASTPALRTPMFVLVGSLATADLLAGCGLILHFVFQYVVPSETVSLLTVGFLVASFAASVSSLLAITVDRYLSLYNALTYYSRGTLLGVHLLLAATWTVSLGLGLLPVLGWNCLAERAACSVVRPLTRSHVALLSAAFFTVFGVMLHLYVRICQVVWRHAHQIALQQHCLAPPHLAATRKGVGTLAVVLGTFGVSWLPFAIYCVVGSQEDPAIYTYATLLPATYNSMINPIIYAFRNQEIQRALWLLFCGCFQSKVPFRSRSPSEV
- the Gpr6 gene encoding G-protein coupled receptor 6 isoform X2 — protein: MNASAASLNESQVVAVAAEGAAAAATAAGARDTGEWGPPAAAAALGGSGGANGSLELSSQLPAGPPGLLLSAVNPWDVLLCVSGTVIAGENALVVALIASTPALRTPMFVLVGSLATADLLAGCGLILHFVFQYVVPSETVSLLTVGFLVASFAASVSSLLAITVDRYLSLYNALTYYSRGTLLGVHLLLAATWTVSLGLGLLPVLGWNCLAERAACSVVRPLTRSHVALLSAAFFTVFGVMLHLYVRICQVVWRHAHQIALQQHCLAPPHLAATRKGVGTLAVVLGTFGVSWLPFAIYCVVGSQEDPAIYTYATLLPATYNSMINPIIYAFRNQEIQRALWLLFCGCFQSKVPFRSRSPSEV